One window of the Chryseobacterium camelliae genome contains the following:
- a CDS encoding PDDEXK nuclease domain-containing protein, which produces MMEVSESSLFHSIKDIIQQSREKVFRIVNSTLLLTYWQIGKLIVEDEQKGKARAEYGSYILKNLSRQLTTEFGKGFDESNLRNMRIFYQSFPICDALRHELSWTHYRLLIRLNNTDKINYYINESIQNNWNSRDLKRQINSLAYERVLEHRKTSEETIQNILKDPYIFEFLGLKPDEKISEKDLETSIIDHIQKFLLEFGKGFAFVARQQHIATDTSDFYIDLVFYNYLLKCFVIIDLKTGELSHQDIGQIDMYVRMYDDLKRIEGDNPTIGILLCSEKDETIVKYSVLNDKNNLFASQYLLYLPKEEELKELIDQDRIRFELDRDQSKP; this is translated from the coding sequence ATGATGGAAGTTTCCGAAAGTTCTTTATTCCATTCCATAAAGGATATTATACAGCAGTCGCGCGAAAAAGTATTTCGGATAGTGAACTCTACCCTTTTGCTTACCTACTGGCAGATCGGGAAATTAATTGTGGAAGATGAACAGAAAGGAAAAGCAAGGGCAGAATACGGAAGCTATATCCTGAAAAATCTCTCCCGGCAACTGACCACTGAATTCGGAAAAGGATTTGATGAAAGCAATCTCAGAAATATGAGAATATTTTATCAATCCTTTCCAATATGTGACGCATTGCGTCACGAATTGAGCTGGACTCACTACAGACTGTTGATCAGATTAAACAATACTGATAAGATAAATTACTATATTAACGAATCTATTCAGAATAACTGGAATTCCAGAGACCTGAAAAGGCAGATCAATTCGCTGGCTTATGAAAGAGTGCTGGAACATCGTAAAACATCTGAAGAAACCATTCAGAATATACTGAAAGATCCATACATCTTTGAATTTCTGGGATTGAAACCGGACGAAAAAATTTCAGAAAAAGACCTTGAAACGTCTATTATAGACCATATCCAGAAGTTCCTGCTGGAATTCGGGAAGGGATTTGCATTTGTAGCCCGGCAGCAGCACATTGCTACCGATACTTCAGACTTTTATATTGATCTTGTTTTTTACAATTACCTACTGAAATGTTTCGTCATTATCGATCTGAAAACGGGGGAACTTTCCCATCAGGACATCGGGCAGATCGACATGTACGTAAGGATGTACGATGACCTGAAACGTATTGAAGGCGATAACCCTACTATCGGAATCCTCTTGTGTTCCGAAAAAGACGAAACCATCGTCAAATACTCGGTACTGAATGACAAAAACAACCTTTTCGCCAGCCAATATTTATTATACCTTCCCAAAGAGGAAGAATTAAAAGAACTTATAGATCAGGACAGGATCCGGTTCGAGCTGGACCGGGATCAGTCAAAACCTTAA
- the recG gene encoding ATP-dependent DNA helicase RecG, with translation MTLETSIEYVKGIGPERAKLIKSILGITTVEDLLNFYPIRYLDKSKIYKVSRLHEANQEIQLRGRITQVQEIQTGKTKRLSAKFSDDTETMDLVWFQYSKWLKEQLPVGREVYIFGKVNFFNGQFSMPHPEIEAEEKKENDNRLKPIYPSSEKLVKRGLNQRFFQVVLKNICKEIPELIQENLPDYITNAFGFLSRQHTYLNIHFPKDTEHAEKADYRLKFEESFFFQLGYGLKKRHHKTHSRGNPFPVIGNHFNDFYDHHLPFDLTGAQKRVLKEIRIDMKRPVQMNRLLQGDVGSGKTMVALLTMLIALDNGFQSCMMAPTEILAQQHYTGIKDLLQDTPVNVRLLTGSTKAAERKIIHRELESGELSILVGTHAILEDKVKFRNLGLAVIDEQHRFGVAQRAKLWAKNSIPPHILVMTATPIPRTLAMSFYSDLDVSVIDEMPVGRKPIITAHRREKDRAYVYNFCRDEILKGRQVYFVYPLIEESETLDYKNLMEGLEHVMDAFSDYNVSMLHGKMKPDEKDAAMNYFASGKAEIMVATTVIEVGVNVPNASVMVIESAERFGLSQLHQLRGRVGRGAEQSYCILMTSDKLTTESRTRIRTMTETNDGFKISEVDMQLRGPGDILGTQQSGVVDFKKLDLVNDSAIIKTTKKAVEKILDKDPLLSLAEHQIIKNYYLRYYRGKNKWSKIS, from the coding sequence ATGACTTTAGAAACTTCCATAGAATACGTAAAAGGAATTGGTCCGGAGAGAGCTAAATTGATCAAGAGCATCTTGGGGATCACCACGGTAGAGGATCTCCTGAACTTCTATCCTATCCGTTACCTGGATAAAAGCAAAATCTATAAGGTATCGCGGCTGCATGAGGCCAATCAGGAAATTCAGCTGAGAGGCAGGATTACCCAGGTACAGGAAATCCAGACCGGCAAAACCAAAAGGCTTTCAGCTAAGTTCAGTGATGATACGGAAACCATGGACCTGGTCTGGTTCCAATATTCCAAATGGCTTAAGGAGCAACTGCCTGTAGGCCGTGAAGTGTATATTTTCGGAAAAGTGAATTTTTTCAACGGACAGTTTTCTATGCCGCATCCGGAGATTGAAGCTGAAGAGAAGAAGGAAAATGACAACCGGCTGAAGCCCATTTACCCAAGTTCTGAGAAACTTGTTAAAAGAGGACTAAATCAAAGGTTTTTCCAGGTAGTCCTGAAGAATATCTGCAAAGAAATACCGGAACTTATTCAGGAGAACCTTCCCGACTATATTACCAATGCATTTGGTTTTCTTTCCAGACAACACACTTATCTTAACATTCATTTCCCGAAAGATACAGAGCATGCTGAAAAAGCAGATTACAGGCTGAAGTTTGAAGAGTCTTTTTTCTTCCAGCTGGGCTATGGCCTGAAAAAACGCCATCATAAAACACATTCCCGCGGCAATCCTTTTCCGGTAATCGGAAATCATTTCAATGACTTCTATGACCATCATCTTCCCTTTGACCTTACCGGTGCCCAGAAACGGGTACTTAAGGAAATCCGGATAGATATGAAAAGACCTGTGCAGATGAACAGGCTGTTACAGGGTGATGTGGGTTCCGGGAAAACGATGGTCGCCCTACTCACCATGCTGATTGCCTTAGATAACGGTTTTCAGAGCTGTATGATGGCACCTACGGAAATTCTGGCCCAGCAGCATTACACCGGAATTAAAGACCTTCTACAGGACACTCCGGTTAATGTACGTCTGTTAACCGGATCCACAAAAGCTGCGGAACGGAAAATCATTCATAGAGAGCTTGAAAGTGGTGAGCTTTCTATTCTGGTCGGCACCCATGCGATCCTGGAAGATAAGGTGAAATTCCGGAATCTCGGTTTGGCAGTCATTGATGAGCAGCACCGTTTCGGAGTAGCCCAGCGCGCCAAACTGTGGGCAAAGAACAGCATTCCGCCCCATATTCTGGTCATGACAGCTACACCAATCCCCAGGACGCTGGCCATGAGCTTTTATTCCGATCTTGACGTATCGGTCATTGATGAGATGCCGGTCGGCAGGAAACCTATTATTACGGCCCACAGACGGGAAAAAGACAGAGCTTATGTCTATAATTTCTGTCGGGATGAAATCCTGAAAGGCAGGCAGGTATATTTTGTATACCCGCTGATTGAAGAATCTGAAACGCTGGACTATAAAAACCTCATGGAAGGCCTGGAGCATGTGATGGATGCTTTTTCAGACTATAATGTAAGCATGCTGCACGGAAAGATGAAACCGGATGAAAAAGATGCAGCCATGAATTATTTTGCCTCCGGCAAAGCAGAAATTATGGTTGCCACTACCGTAATTGAAGTAGGCGTAAATGTACCTAATGCTTCTGTCATGGTGATCGAAAGTGCCGAAAGGTTCGGGCTGTCCCAGCTCCACCAATTGCGCGGCCGTGTAGGAAGGGGTGCCGAACAGAGCTACTGCATCCTGATGACTTCAGACAAACTGACGACGGAAAGCAGGACGCGCATAAGAACCATGACCGAGACCAATGACGGCTTCAAAATTTCCGAAGTGGATATGCAGCTGCGCGGACCCGGTGACATCCTGGGTACCCAGCAGAGCGGTGTGGTAGATTTCAAAAAACTGGATCTGGTTAACGATTCCGCCATCATCAAAACCACTAAAAAAGCTGTTGAAAAAATACTGGATAAGGATCCTCTTTTGTCCCTGGCCGAGCATCAGATTATTAAAAATTACTATCTGAGATACTACAGAGGCAAAAATAAATGGAGTAAAATTTCATAA
- a CDS encoding peptide MFS transporter, with translation MNLTLDEIRDFKGKYPTQIWNLFFSEMWERFCFYGMRGMLVVFMISQLGFGEEKANLQYGATQAFVYAFTFVGGLFADKILGFRKSLFWGGLLMIAGSIILSLNPHDYFFFGISFTIIGTGFFKPNISTMVGKLYRSGDTRTDAGFTLFYAGINLGALLGGYFCVAIGQGDVFSDYIPHDKTWNIAFSLAAVVMVISLINFVFTQKKLGPIGLQPGHPLSDEPAKKIKKWHEIAVYIGTLAVIPLIMTMVSVPQYTNYFMYTVGPLTLLYLLYEMTKVTPAERNKLIAALIFIIFSIIFWGIFEQSGGSLSIFAAKNLNRDLFNLNPNGVNNSGGAFFILLLAVPLGLLWIWLGKRKIEPNTIIKFGLGFLFLGLGYYVIFTTRYFANSLGITSLGIFTIALFAITLGEMCLSPIGLSIMTKLSTNKLQGVMMGMWFLASAYGQYVAGIIGASMATAKEGSSNYDALITYTEGYKQLGLYSIIAGVLLFIISPYVRKLMQEVK, from the coding sequence ATGAATTTAACTTTAGACGAAATAAGGGATTTCAAAGGAAAATACCCGACGCAGATCTGGAACCTTTTCTTTTCCGAAATGTGGGAACGCTTCTGCTTTTACGGGATGCGGGGAATGCTTGTGGTATTTATGATCTCCCAATTAGGGTTCGGTGAAGAGAAAGCCAATCTCCAGTACGGAGCAACCCAGGCTTTTGTCTATGCATTCACTTTTGTAGGAGGATTGTTTGCAGATAAGATCTTAGGATTCAGGAAATCGCTGTTCTGGGGCGGACTCCTGATGATCGCGGGAAGCATTATCCTTTCCCTGAATCCGCATGACTATTTTTTCTTCGGAATTTCATTTACCATTATCGGCACCGGATTCTTTAAACCCAATATTTCCACTATGGTCGGAAAACTGTACAGGTCCGGTGATACAAGAACAGATGCCGGTTTTACCTTATTCTATGCAGGAATCAACCTGGGTGCCCTTCTCGGAGGATACTTCTGCGTTGCCATTGGACAGGGAGATGTTTTTTCTGATTACATCCCTCATGATAAAACCTGGAATATAGCATTCAGCCTGGCTGCCGTGGTCATGGTGATCAGCCTTATCAATTTTGTATTCACACAAAAAAAGCTGGGGCCTATCGGTTTACAGCCCGGGCATCCGTTATCAGATGAACCTGCGAAAAAAATAAAAAAATGGCATGAAATCGCAGTATACATAGGAACACTCGCTGTTATTCCGCTCATTATGACTATGGTTTCGGTTCCTCAATATACCAATTACTTCATGTATACCGTAGGACCTCTTACCCTGCTGTACCTTTTGTATGAAATGACCAAAGTAACACCGGCAGAGAGGAACAAGCTCATTGCCGCATTGATATTCATTATCTTTTCCATTATTTTCTGGGGCATTTTTGAACAGAGCGGAGGCTCACTGAGTATTTTCGCAGCCAAGAACCTGAACAGGGATCTTTTCAATCTTAATCCTAACGGGGTTAATAATTCAGGGGGAGCATTTTTCATCCTTCTGCTGGCTGTTCCATTAGGGCTGTTATGGATCTGGCTGGGCAAAAGAAAGATTGAACCCAACACCATCATTAAGTTCGGGCTTGGTTTTCTCTTTCTGGGTCTGGGATATTATGTCATATTCACTACGCGCTATTTTGCCAACAGCCTCGGCATTACTTCTTTAGGCATATTTACTATCGCCTTATTTGCCATTACATTGGGGGAAATGTGCCTCTCTCCTATCGGCCTTTCCATTATGACCAAACTTTCAACTAATAAGCTCCAGGGCGTTATGATGGGCATGTGGTTTCTGGCCTCTGCTTACGGGCAGTATGTTGCCGGAATTATTGGTGCCAGCATGGCAACAGCAAAAGAAGGTTCATCAAATTATGATGCCCTCATCACCTATACCGAAGGCTATAAGCAACTGGGACTGTATTCCATAATTGCCGGTGTGCTTCTCTTTATTATTTCCCCATACGTTAGAAAATTAATGCAGGAAGTAAAATAG
- a CDS encoding thioredoxin family protein — translation MKKVVSIICLFWLSFSFAQVKWMTIEEALSAQKQHPKKILIDFYADWCGPCKIMDKTTYGNTIITEMLNENFYPVKFNAEEKRTVSIFERKFSNPDRTHKKGRNTLHEFTQYMNVAAVPSTVFLDETGSPITLLQGELSAKELEPYLELISKDLYKKIRTRQQWEEYQNKFKSRLKS, via the coding sequence ATGAAGAAAGTAGTAAGCATTATTTGCCTGTTCTGGTTAAGCTTCAGCTTTGCCCAGGTTAAATGGATGACCATTGAAGAAGCATTGTCTGCCCAGAAACAGCACCCTAAAAAAATACTGATTGATTTCTATGCAGACTGGTGCGGTCCCTGCAAAATTATGGACAAAACCACATACGGTAACACAATCATAACTGAAATGCTGAATGAAAATTTTTATCCGGTAAAATTTAACGCAGAGGAAAAAAGGACGGTGAGTATATTTGAAAGAAAATTCTCAAATCCTGACCGCACCCATAAGAAAGGCAGGAATACACTTCATGAGTTCACGCAGTATATGAATGTAGCAGCCGTACCCAGCACTGTATTCCTGGATGAGACCGGGAGCCCTATTACCTTGCTGCAGGGAGAACTGTCTGCTAAGGAACTGGAACCTTACCTTGAACTGATCTCCAAGGACCTGTATAAAAAGATACGCACCCGCCAGCAGTGGGAAGAATACCAGAACAAATTTAAATCCAGATTAAAAAGTTAA